In Lepidochelys kempii isolate rLepKem1 chromosome 10, rLepKem1.hap2, whole genome shotgun sequence, a single window of DNA contains:
- the SEMA4B gene encoding semaphorin-4B isoform X1, whose protein sequence is MGRAAHAERSLPLGLAAAGGPATAGGGKFCSRRTEPEPEPEPPAAGCAALPGSGARPPAMGLGLSLSLLAPALWALLLLSASEETVPRVSLHYGSSERPVWWFEKDGVTNYTTLLLSPDGATLYVGAREFLFALNTSHFQPGPQHQLLPWSADKERKKQCAFKGKDPQRDCHNYIKILLQLNSTHLYACGTGAFSPVCTYLNVQNFSQARELLEDGKGRCPFDPEYKSTAIMVDGELYAGTVSDFQGKEPTIYRSQESRISLKTENSLHWLHDPAFVGSAYLRESLPPGNSEGDDDKVYFFFSETGKEFDFFENTIVSRIARVCKGDLGGERVLQRRWTTFLKAQLLCSRPDDGFPFNVLQDMFVLTPDEQRWRDTVFYGVFTSQWNKGGPGSSAVCAFAMRDVQKAFGGLYKEVNRETQQWYTDTSHPPEPRPGACITSHTRHMKINSSLQMPDRVLNFIKDHFLMDGAIRSQPLLLQGRVHYQQICVQRVRGLHHTYDVLFLGTDDGRLHKAVSVNQKVHIIEEIRLFHAGHPVHKLLLDQSQGLLYAASYSAVAQVPVSNCSLYRSCGECVLSRDPYCAWSGDACRSVAQYHLQLSLHPRPWAQDIEDADTERLCQAANVSLPIPPLLRSPAEGPQCQQIRLLPNAVRPLPCRLLSNLASRLWVHNGTQINSSYLVLPDGALILVGSLERLGTYECWSLEEGFQKLMASYCVGVEELSPALHGPPDAAGRRLPGQDAMETISTSRSTSAVGGVSSRQDGRSYWPEFLVMCALFGATLLLLALLVLCRHRDSMKAFLKPGECPSGGHRKVGLPVESLPLNGSSLPSTAPDHKGYQALTDSYISTPPHVPPGASSAFSHSEKRPLSVRESFVEVSPACQRPRVRLGSEIRDSVV, encoded by the exons ATGGGGCGGGCCGCCCACGCTGAGCGCTCTCTGCCCCTAGGTCTGGCTGCCGCAGGAGGCCCCGCCACGGCGGGCGGCGGAAAGTTTTGCAGCCGACGgacggagccggagccggagccggagccgcccGCTGCTGGCTGCGCTGCGCTGCCCGGGAGCGGAGCCCGCCCGCCCGCCATGGGGCTCGGCCTCTCGCTCTCCCTGCTGGCCCCGGCGCtctgggccctgctgctgctctcgGCCTCCGAGGAGACGGTGCCGCGGGTCAGCCTGCACTacg GCTCCTCTGAGAGACCCGTTTGGTGGTTTGAGAAGGACGGAGTCACCAACTACACAACACTGCTGCTGAGCCCGGATGGGGCAACCTTGTATGTGGGGGCGCGCGAGTTCCTCTTTGCCCTCAACACCAGCCACTTCCAGCCTGGCCCGCAGCACCAGCTC CTGCCCTGGAGCGCGGACAAGGAGAGGAAGAAGCAGTGTGCATTCAAGGGCAAGGACCCCCAG AGGGACTGTCACAACTACATCAAGATCCTGCTGCAGCTGAACAGCACCCACCTATACGCCTGCGGGACCGGCGCCTTCAGCCCCGTGTGCACCTACCTC AACGTGCAGAACTTCAGCCAGGcgagggagctgctggaggatgggAAAGGCCGCTGCCCCTTCGACCCTGAATACAAATCCACGGCCATCATGGTCG ATGGTGAGCTCTACGCTGGGACCGTCAGCGACTTCCAGGGCAAGGAGCCGACCATCTACCGGAGCCAGGAGAGCCGCATCTCCCTCAAGACCGAGAACTCCCTCCACTGGCTGCACG ACCCAGCCTTCGTAGGCTCAGCCTACCTGCGGGAGAGCCTGCCGCCTGGCAACTCTGAGGGGGACGATGACAAGGTGTACTTCTTCTTCAGCGAGACTGGCAAGGAGTTTGACTTCTTCGAGAACACCATCGTGTCGCGGATTGCCCGCGTGTGCAAG GGGGACCTGGGTGGGGAGCGGGTGCTGCAGCGGAGGTGGACCACGTTCCTCAAGGCCCAGCTCCTGTGCTCGCGGCCCGACGACGGGTTCCCCTTCAACGTGCTGCAGGACATGTTCGTGCTCACGCCGGATGAGCAGCGCTGGAGGGACACGGTCTTCTATGGCGTCTTCACCTCCCAGTG GAACAAAGGGGGCCCGGGCAGCTCGGCCGTATGTGCCTTTGCCATGCGCGATGTGCAGAAGGCCTTCGGTGGACTCTACAAGGAGGTGAACCGTGAGACGCAGCAATGGTACACGGACACCAGCCATCCGCCAGAGCCCCGGCCCGGAGCG TGCATCACCAGCCACACGCGGCACATGAAAATCAACTCGTCTCTCCAGATGCCGGACCGCGTACTGAATTTCATCAAGGACCATTTCCTGATGGACGGCGCCATCCGGAGCCAGCCGCTCCTGCTGCAGGGCCGTGTGCACTACCAGCAGATCTGCGTGCAGCGCGTGCGGGGCCTGCACCACACCTACGACGTCCTCTTCCTGGGCACAG ACGACGGGCGACTGCACAAGGCCGTGAGCGTGAACCAGAAAGTGCACATCATCGAGGAGATCCGCCTTTTCCACGCCGGCCACCCCGTCCACAAGCTGCTGCTGGACCAGAGCCAG GGCCTGCTTTATGCTGCCTCTTACTCCGCCGTGGCCCAGGTGCCCGTCTCCAACTGCAGCCTGTACAGGAGCTGTGGGGAATGCGTCCTGTCCCGGGACCCCTACTGCGCCTGGAGCGGGGACGCGTGCCGCAGCGTCGCCCAGTACCACCTGCAGCTGTCGCTGCACCCCCG ACCCTGGGCCCAGGATATTGAAGACGCTGACACAGAGAGGCTCTGCCAAGCAGCCAACgtgtccctgcccatccccccccTTCTCCGATCCCCAG CAGAGGGACCGCAGTGTCAGCAGATCCGGCTCCTGCCCAACGCGGTCAGGCCCCTGCCGTGCCGGCTTCTGTCCAACTTGGCCTCGCGGCTGTGGGTGCACAATGGGACCCAGATCAACTCCTCCTACCTGGTGCTGCCGGATGGAGCCCTCATCCTGGTGGGCAGCCTGGAGCGGCTGGGCACCTACGAGTGCTGGTCGCTGGAGGAGGGCTTCCAGAAGCTGATGGCGAGCTACTGCGTGGGTGTGGAGGAGCTGTCTCCGGCGCTGCACGGGCCCCCGGACGCTGCGGGCAGGCGCCTGCCTGGCCAGGACGCCATGGAGACCATCAGCACCTCCCGCAGCACCTCTGCCGTGGGCGGCGTCTCCTCCCGGCAGGACGGCAGGAGCTACTGGCCCGAGTTCCTGGTCATGTGCGCGCTGTTCGGGGccacgctgctgctgctggctctcttGGTGCTCTGCCGGCACCGGGACAGCATGAAGGCCTTCCTCAAGCCGGGCGAGTGCCCCAGCGGGGGCCACCGGAAGGTGGGGCTGCCCGTCGAGAGCCTGCCCCTCAACGGCAGCAGCCTGCCCAGCACGGCACCCGACCACAAGGGCTACCAGGCCCTGACCGACAGCTACATCAGCACCCCCCCGCACGTGCCCCCGGGCGCCAGCTCAGCCTTCTCCCACTCCGAGAAGAGGCCTCTCAGCGTCCGCGAGAGCTTTGTGGAGGTCTCTCCAGCCTGCCAGAGACCCCGGGTGCGGCTGGGCTCTGAAATTCGGGACTCTGTGGTGTGA
- the SEMA4B gene encoding semaphorin-4B isoform X2, translating to MGRAAHAERSLPLGLAAAGGPATAGGGKFCSRRTEPEPEPEPPAAGCAALPGSGARPPAMGLGLSLSLLAPALWALLLLSASEETVPRVSLHYGSSERPVWWFEKDGVTNYTTLLLSPDGATLYVGAREFLFALNTSHFQPGPQHQLLPWSADKERKKQCAFKGKDPQRDCHNYIKILLQLNSTHLYACGTGAFSPVCTYLNVQNFSQARELLEDGKGRCPFDPEYKSTAIMVDGELYAGTVSDFQGKEPTIYRSQESRISLKTENSLHWLHDPAFVGSAYLRESLPPGNSEGDDDKVYFFFSETGKEFDFFENTIVSRIARVCKGDLGGERVLQRRWTTFLKAQLLCSRPDDGFPFNVLQDMFVLTPDEQRWRDTVFYGVFTSQWNKGGPGSSAVCAFAMRDVQKAFGGLYKEVNRETQQWYTDTSHPPEPRPGAMPDRVLNFIKDHFLMDGAIRSQPLLLQGRVHYQQICVQRVRGLHHTYDVLFLGTDDGRLHKAVSVNQKVHIIEEIRLFHAGHPVHKLLLDQSQGLLYAASYSAVAQVPVSNCSLYRSCGECVLSRDPYCAWSGDACRSVAQYHLQLSLHPRPWAQDIEDADTERLCQAANVSLPIPPLLRSPAEGPQCQQIRLLPNAVRPLPCRLLSNLASRLWVHNGTQINSSYLVLPDGALILVGSLERLGTYECWSLEEGFQKLMASYCVGVEELSPALHGPPDAAGRRLPGQDAMETISTSRSTSAVGGVSSRQDGRSYWPEFLVMCALFGATLLLLALLVLCRHRDSMKAFLKPGECPSGGHRKVGLPVESLPLNGSSLPSTAPDHKGYQALTDSYISTPPHVPPGASSAFSHSEKRPLSVRESFVEVSPACQRPRVRLGSEIRDSVV from the exons ATGGGGCGGGCCGCCCACGCTGAGCGCTCTCTGCCCCTAGGTCTGGCTGCCGCAGGAGGCCCCGCCACGGCGGGCGGCGGAAAGTTTTGCAGCCGACGgacggagccggagccggagccggagccgcccGCTGCTGGCTGCGCTGCGCTGCCCGGGAGCGGAGCCCGCCCGCCCGCCATGGGGCTCGGCCTCTCGCTCTCCCTGCTGGCCCCGGCGCtctgggccctgctgctgctctcgGCCTCCGAGGAGACGGTGCCGCGGGTCAGCCTGCACTacg GCTCCTCTGAGAGACCCGTTTGGTGGTTTGAGAAGGACGGAGTCACCAACTACACAACACTGCTGCTGAGCCCGGATGGGGCAACCTTGTATGTGGGGGCGCGCGAGTTCCTCTTTGCCCTCAACACCAGCCACTTCCAGCCTGGCCCGCAGCACCAGCTC CTGCCCTGGAGCGCGGACAAGGAGAGGAAGAAGCAGTGTGCATTCAAGGGCAAGGACCCCCAG AGGGACTGTCACAACTACATCAAGATCCTGCTGCAGCTGAACAGCACCCACCTATACGCCTGCGGGACCGGCGCCTTCAGCCCCGTGTGCACCTACCTC AACGTGCAGAACTTCAGCCAGGcgagggagctgctggaggatgggAAAGGCCGCTGCCCCTTCGACCCTGAATACAAATCCACGGCCATCATGGTCG ATGGTGAGCTCTACGCTGGGACCGTCAGCGACTTCCAGGGCAAGGAGCCGACCATCTACCGGAGCCAGGAGAGCCGCATCTCCCTCAAGACCGAGAACTCCCTCCACTGGCTGCACG ACCCAGCCTTCGTAGGCTCAGCCTACCTGCGGGAGAGCCTGCCGCCTGGCAACTCTGAGGGGGACGATGACAAGGTGTACTTCTTCTTCAGCGAGACTGGCAAGGAGTTTGACTTCTTCGAGAACACCATCGTGTCGCGGATTGCCCGCGTGTGCAAG GGGGACCTGGGTGGGGAGCGGGTGCTGCAGCGGAGGTGGACCACGTTCCTCAAGGCCCAGCTCCTGTGCTCGCGGCCCGACGACGGGTTCCCCTTCAACGTGCTGCAGGACATGTTCGTGCTCACGCCGGATGAGCAGCGCTGGAGGGACACGGTCTTCTATGGCGTCTTCACCTCCCAGTG GAACAAAGGGGGCCCGGGCAGCTCGGCCGTATGTGCCTTTGCCATGCGCGATGTGCAGAAGGCCTTCGGTGGACTCTACAAGGAGGTGAACCGTGAGACGCAGCAATGGTACACGGACACCAGCCATCCGCCAGAGCCCCGGCCCGGAGCG ATGCCGGACCGCGTACTGAATTTCATCAAGGACCATTTCCTGATGGACGGCGCCATCCGGAGCCAGCCGCTCCTGCTGCAGGGCCGTGTGCACTACCAGCAGATCTGCGTGCAGCGCGTGCGGGGCCTGCACCACACCTACGACGTCCTCTTCCTGGGCACAG ACGACGGGCGACTGCACAAGGCCGTGAGCGTGAACCAGAAAGTGCACATCATCGAGGAGATCCGCCTTTTCCACGCCGGCCACCCCGTCCACAAGCTGCTGCTGGACCAGAGCCAG GGCCTGCTTTATGCTGCCTCTTACTCCGCCGTGGCCCAGGTGCCCGTCTCCAACTGCAGCCTGTACAGGAGCTGTGGGGAATGCGTCCTGTCCCGGGACCCCTACTGCGCCTGGAGCGGGGACGCGTGCCGCAGCGTCGCCCAGTACCACCTGCAGCTGTCGCTGCACCCCCG ACCCTGGGCCCAGGATATTGAAGACGCTGACACAGAGAGGCTCTGCCAAGCAGCCAACgtgtccctgcccatccccccccTTCTCCGATCCCCAG CAGAGGGACCGCAGTGTCAGCAGATCCGGCTCCTGCCCAACGCGGTCAGGCCCCTGCCGTGCCGGCTTCTGTCCAACTTGGCCTCGCGGCTGTGGGTGCACAATGGGACCCAGATCAACTCCTCCTACCTGGTGCTGCCGGATGGAGCCCTCATCCTGGTGGGCAGCCTGGAGCGGCTGGGCACCTACGAGTGCTGGTCGCTGGAGGAGGGCTTCCAGAAGCTGATGGCGAGCTACTGCGTGGGTGTGGAGGAGCTGTCTCCGGCGCTGCACGGGCCCCCGGACGCTGCGGGCAGGCGCCTGCCTGGCCAGGACGCCATGGAGACCATCAGCACCTCCCGCAGCACCTCTGCCGTGGGCGGCGTCTCCTCCCGGCAGGACGGCAGGAGCTACTGGCCCGAGTTCCTGGTCATGTGCGCGCTGTTCGGGGccacgctgctgctgctggctctcttGGTGCTCTGCCGGCACCGGGACAGCATGAAGGCCTTCCTCAAGCCGGGCGAGTGCCCCAGCGGGGGCCACCGGAAGGTGGGGCTGCCCGTCGAGAGCCTGCCCCTCAACGGCAGCAGCCTGCCCAGCACGGCACCCGACCACAAGGGCTACCAGGCCCTGACCGACAGCTACATCAGCACCCCCCCGCACGTGCCCCCGGGCGCCAGCTCAGCCTTCTCCCACTCCGAGAAGAGGCCTCTCAGCGTCCGCGAGAGCTTTGTGGAGGTCTCTCCAGCCTGCCAGAGACCCCGGGTGCGGCTGGGCTCTGAAATTCGGGACTCTGTGGTGTGA
- the SEMA4B gene encoding semaphorin-4B isoform X3: protein MGLGLSLSLLAPALWALLLLSASEETVPRVSLHYGSSERPVWWFEKDGVTNYTTLLLSPDGATLYVGAREFLFALNTSHFQPGPQHQLLPWSADKERKKQCAFKGKDPQRDCHNYIKILLQLNSTHLYACGTGAFSPVCTYLNVQNFSQARELLEDGKGRCPFDPEYKSTAIMVDGELYAGTVSDFQGKEPTIYRSQESRISLKTENSLHWLHDPAFVGSAYLRESLPPGNSEGDDDKVYFFFSETGKEFDFFENTIVSRIARVCKGDLGGERVLQRRWTTFLKAQLLCSRPDDGFPFNVLQDMFVLTPDEQRWRDTVFYGVFTSQWNKGGPGSSAVCAFAMRDVQKAFGGLYKEVNRETQQWYTDTSHPPEPRPGACITSHTRHMKINSSLQMPDRVLNFIKDHFLMDGAIRSQPLLLQGRVHYQQICVQRVRGLHHTYDVLFLGTDDGRLHKAVSVNQKVHIIEEIRLFHAGHPVHKLLLDQSQGLLYAASYSAVAQVPVSNCSLYRSCGECVLSRDPYCAWSGDACRSVAQYHLQLSLHPRPWAQDIEDADTERLCQAANVSLPIPPLLRSPAEGPQCQQIRLLPNAVRPLPCRLLSNLASRLWVHNGTQINSSYLVLPDGALILVGSLERLGTYECWSLEEGFQKLMASYCVGVEELSPALHGPPDAAGRRLPGQDAMETISTSRSTSAVGGVSSRQDGRSYWPEFLVMCALFGATLLLLALLVLCRHRDSMKAFLKPGECPSGGHRKVGLPVESLPLNGSSLPSTAPDHKGYQALTDSYISTPPHVPPGASSAFSHSEKRPLSVRESFVEVSPACQRPRVRLGSEIRDSVV, encoded by the exons ATGGGGCTCGGCCTCTCGCTCTCCCTGCTGGCCCCGGCGCtctgggccctgctgctgctctcgGCCTCCGAGGAGACGGTGCCGCGGGTCAGCCTGCACTacg GCTCCTCTGAGAGACCCGTTTGGTGGTTTGAGAAGGACGGAGTCACCAACTACACAACACTGCTGCTGAGCCCGGATGGGGCAACCTTGTATGTGGGGGCGCGCGAGTTCCTCTTTGCCCTCAACACCAGCCACTTCCAGCCTGGCCCGCAGCACCAGCTC CTGCCCTGGAGCGCGGACAAGGAGAGGAAGAAGCAGTGTGCATTCAAGGGCAAGGACCCCCAG AGGGACTGTCACAACTACATCAAGATCCTGCTGCAGCTGAACAGCACCCACCTATACGCCTGCGGGACCGGCGCCTTCAGCCCCGTGTGCACCTACCTC AACGTGCAGAACTTCAGCCAGGcgagggagctgctggaggatgggAAAGGCCGCTGCCCCTTCGACCCTGAATACAAATCCACGGCCATCATGGTCG ATGGTGAGCTCTACGCTGGGACCGTCAGCGACTTCCAGGGCAAGGAGCCGACCATCTACCGGAGCCAGGAGAGCCGCATCTCCCTCAAGACCGAGAACTCCCTCCACTGGCTGCACG ACCCAGCCTTCGTAGGCTCAGCCTACCTGCGGGAGAGCCTGCCGCCTGGCAACTCTGAGGGGGACGATGACAAGGTGTACTTCTTCTTCAGCGAGACTGGCAAGGAGTTTGACTTCTTCGAGAACACCATCGTGTCGCGGATTGCCCGCGTGTGCAAG GGGGACCTGGGTGGGGAGCGGGTGCTGCAGCGGAGGTGGACCACGTTCCTCAAGGCCCAGCTCCTGTGCTCGCGGCCCGACGACGGGTTCCCCTTCAACGTGCTGCAGGACATGTTCGTGCTCACGCCGGATGAGCAGCGCTGGAGGGACACGGTCTTCTATGGCGTCTTCACCTCCCAGTG GAACAAAGGGGGCCCGGGCAGCTCGGCCGTATGTGCCTTTGCCATGCGCGATGTGCAGAAGGCCTTCGGTGGACTCTACAAGGAGGTGAACCGTGAGACGCAGCAATGGTACACGGACACCAGCCATCCGCCAGAGCCCCGGCCCGGAGCG TGCATCACCAGCCACACGCGGCACATGAAAATCAACTCGTCTCTCCAGATGCCGGACCGCGTACTGAATTTCATCAAGGACCATTTCCTGATGGACGGCGCCATCCGGAGCCAGCCGCTCCTGCTGCAGGGCCGTGTGCACTACCAGCAGATCTGCGTGCAGCGCGTGCGGGGCCTGCACCACACCTACGACGTCCTCTTCCTGGGCACAG ACGACGGGCGACTGCACAAGGCCGTGAGCGTGAACCAGAAAGTGCACATCATCGAGGAGATCCGCCTTTTCCACGCCGGCCACCCCGTCCACAAGCTGCTGCTGGACCAGAGCCAG GGCCTGCTTTATGCTGCCTCTTACTCCGCCGTGGCCCAGGTGCCCGTCTCCAACTGCAGCCTGTACAGGAGCTGTGGGGAATGCGTCCTGTCCCGGGACCCCTACTGCGCCTGGAGCGGGGACGCGTGCCGCAGCGTCGCCCAGTACCACCTGCAGCTGTCGCTGCACCCCCG ACCCTGGGCCCAGGATATTGAAGACGCTGACACAGAGAGGCTCTGCCAAGCAGCCAACgtgtccctgcccatccccccccTTCTCCGATCCCCAG CAGAGGGACCGCAGTGTCAGCAGATCCGGCTCCTGCCCAACGCGGTCAGGCCCCTGCCGTGCCGGCTTCTGTCCAACTTGGCCTCGCGGCTGTGGGTGCACAATGGGACCCAGATCAACTCCTCCTACCTGGTGCTGCCGGATGGAGCCCTCATCCTGGTGGGCAGCCTGGAGCGGCTGGGCACCTACGAGTGCTGGTCGCTGGAGGAGGGCTTCCAGAAGCTGATGGCGAGCTACTGCGTGGGTGTGGAGGAGCTGTCTCCGGCGCTGCACGGGCCCCCGGACGCTGCGGGCAGGCGCCTGCCTGGCCAGGACGCCATGGAGACCATCAGCACCTCCCGCAGCACCTCTGCCGTGGGCGGCGTCTCCTCCCGGCAGGACGGCAGGAGCTACTGGCCCGAGTTCCTGGTCATGTGCGCGCTGTTCGGGGccacgctgctgctgctggctctcttGGTGCTCTGCCGGCACCGGGACAGCATGAAGGCCTTCCTCAAGCCGGGCGAGTGCCCCAGCGGGGGCCACCGGAAGGTGGGGCTGCCCGTCGAGAGCCTGCCCCTCAACGGCAGCAGCCTGCCCAGCACGGCACCCGACCACAAGGGCTACCAGGCCCTGACCGACAGCTACATCAGCACCCCCCCGCACGTGCCCCCGGGCGCCAGCTCAGCCTTCTCCCACTCCGAGAAGAGGCCTCTCAGCGTCCGCGAGAGCTTTGTGGAGGTCTCTCCAGCCTGCCAGAGACCCCGGGTGCGGCTGGGCTCTGAAATTCGGGACTCTGTGGTGTGA
- the CIB1 gene encoding calcium and integrin-binding protein 1 — MGGSASQLPRDLLDEYQELTFLTKQEICWHFEPSPLCTGLCFRVWWLLGVSSLLLSVASGFTGCADGPLELCHALIVLVSQSAHKRFSELLPKEERESILLKRVPKSKILTLPELRANPFQDRICRVFSTAEDGDGSMSFEDFLDLLSVFSDSATVEIKSHYAFRIFDFDDDGILDRKDLEKLVNCLTGEGDETRLSESEMDQLIQNILEESDIDKDGTINLSEFQHVISRSPDFASSFKIVL; from the exons GAGCTGACCTTTCTGACCAAGCAGGAGATCTGCT GGCACTTTGAACCTAGCCCTCTGTGCACTGGACTTTGCTTCAGGGTGTGGTGGCTTCTTGGTGTTTCTAGCCTGCTGCTCTCTGTGGCGTCTGGCTTTACTGGCTGCGCTGATGGGCCGCTTGAG CTCTGCCATGCTCTAATTGTTCTTGTCTCCCAAAGTGCCCACAAGAGATTCAGTGAGCTGCTGCcaaaggaggagagggagagtaTCCTGCTGAAAAGAGTCCCCAAGAGCAAGATCCTCACACTGCCTGAACTGAGG GCAAACCCGTTCCAGGACCGGATCTGCCGGGTCTTCTCCACTGCAGAGGATGGGGATGGCAGCATGTCCTTCGAAGACTTCCTTGACCTGCTGAgcgtcttcagtgactcagccacaGTGGAGATCAAATCCCACTATGCCTTCCGCATCTTCG ATTTTGATGACGATGGGATCCTGGACAGGAAGGACCTGGAGAAGCTGGTGAACTGCCTGACAGGGGAAGGAGATGAGACTAGGCTGAGTGAGTCAGAGATGGATCAGCTCATCCAGAAC ATCCTGGAGGAGTCCGATATTGACAAGGATGGGACCATTAACCTCTCTGAGTTCCAGCATGTCATTTCTCGTTCACCGGACTTTGCCAG TTCCTTCAAGATCGTGCTGTGA